Below is a genomic region from Microbacterium esteraromaticum.
ATCGTGCTCGGCCCCGCGACCGGCAAGCTGCTCGCCGAGCAGATCACCACCGGCCGCATCGCCGACGAGATCCGCCCCTTCGACCCGCTGCGCTGAGCCGCGCGTCGTGCCCGCGCCCGGCGGCGGGCTGCTGCGCTGAGCCGCGCGTCGTGCCCGCGTCGGGTTGCGTCCGAGTTACGTGGCTCGACGGACCGCAGCTGTCGGACGGGAAACGCCGGTGCCGGATGCCTCCCACCGGCGTTTCCCATCTGCCGCCCGGCCGCACAGATGGAAATCGCCGGTTCCAGGGGGCGCGCACCGGCGTTTCCCATCCGGCGCGGGCATCCGGGTCGGTCGGGCACGCCCGGTCACCAAGGCGGACTCGTCGTCCTGCGGCCAGGAGCGCACGTACAGCTCGCGGCAGGGTCCCGACGGTGCGAGTCCTCGGGCGAGCATCTCGGCACTGTGTCCGGGCCGATTCTGGTCGGTGCTTCTACTTGTAGAAGCCGTCTCGCAGGTTGATGCCGTGTTCGACCCATGCCTTCATTGCGGACAGCATCCCGGTCCAGCCCTCGCAGTTGCCGAAGGCGCTCTTCGCGCCGGCATCGGTCGCGCGCCAGGCGCTCTCGGTGATCGTGATGAGCGTGCGTGTGCCCTCGTCGATCGCGGCGAACTCGAAGACGGTGCGGGTGCGTCCGGTGTCGGATGCCGTGTCGGACCCGTCCCATTCGAGCACGATGCGGTTCGGAGCCTGGGCCTCGACGACTGTGACCGGGAAGCGTCCGGGAAAGTCGGCGAAGTCCCATGTGACATCGGCGCCCGTCTCGAGGCGGCCACGGGCGCCGCCCGTGGTGAAGTACTTCGACAGCTGGGCGGGGTCGGCGACGGCTTCGTAGACCTCGGAGACGGGCCGCGACACGCGACCCGAGACGGTGAAGGAGAGTTCGGTGATCTGCTCCGACATGTTGTAAAATTACAACATGTCATCGTCCGATGGAACCCCCGCCGACGACGACCTCGTCTTCAAGGCGCTGGCGGCACCGGCGAGGCGCCGGATGCTCGACGCGCTGCGCCCCGGCGAGCTGACTACGGGCGAGCTGTGCGCGGCCTTGCCCGAGCTGGATCGCACCACAGCGCTGCAGCATCTGCGGGTGCTGGAGCGGGCCGAGCTCGTGATCGGCCGCCGCGTCGGCCGGGAGCGCCGCCTCTCGCTCGCGCCGATGCCGATCAAGCGCATCTTCGACCGCTGGATCGGTGACTACGCACGCGCCGCCGTCGACCTGCTCGACGATCTCCACCGCTGAGCGCCTGCTCGCCGCGGTGTGGGGCGGTCGATTCCTGCTCGCCGCGGTGTGGGCCGTGCCCGCATCCGGGTCACGTGACTCGACGGACAGCAGCTGGCGGATGGGAAACGCCGGCGCGCGGATGCCTCCACCGGCGTTTCCCATCCGCCGCGGGCGACCGGGAGTCGATTCGGCACGGTCTCCTGCCGTTTCGCGTACGCGATCGACCCCGGGGCCGGGCAAAACCCGGCCGTCCGCGCTCCGCCCGACCCGACCGTCCGCACCCCCGTCCGCTCAGGAGACCCCGACCGGTGAGGCGGGCTCGAACTGCGCCGCATGCGCGCGCCAACCCGCCTCGGACGGGAGCGAGCGCAGCGGACGGTTGACGAGGGCGAGCAGGGCGGCGACCGCGCACAGCGCACCGCAGAAGAGGATGGTCGTCGTGCGACCTGCCCACGAGAGGCCGAAGCCGGCGATGAGCGGAGCCAGCGGCATCGCCCCCATGCCGAGCACTCCGGCTGCGCTGTTCGCGCGCCCGAGCAGGTGCGAGGGCGTGGCGACCATGAAGTAGCCCATCATCGCGGCGTTCAGCGCCGGAAGGAGGAACACCGCGGCGCCGAACACGATCGCGATGGCCACCGGCGCGTCGACGACGCTCATCGCGAACACCCCGGCCGTCGCGACCACCAGGCCCAGAGAGGTCAATGTGCCCGCCTTGACGCGAGGCACGAGCATCGGCGCGACCAGGGCGCCCACCAGCATCACCGCGCCGATCGCGGCTGAGATCACCCCGATGACGACCTCGGAGTGTCCGTCCTGCTGCAGGGAGTACACGACGCTCGTGCTGGCCGCGTTGAAGCCGAGGTTGATGACGGTGATCACGATCAGCACGCCGCTGAGGTCGGGGCGGGAGAAGAGCCACCGGAACCCGGTGCGGATCTCGCTCAGCATCCCGCCGCGCGGGGCCTCCTCGGCGACGGCCGCCGCCGCGGCATCCCCTTCGCTCTCCGCGCCGGAGGTCGCGCCGGGGCGCACGTCGGTCGCGAATCCGGATGCCATGGCACCGGCGTCGCCGTCGGAGCCGTCGTCTCCTCCGCGCGCCGCTCGCGTGCGACGGGTGGCGCGCACCAGCATCCACGCGGTGATCGCGGCGAAGCCGTATGCCGCCGTCATCACGACTCCGACCACCCATGCTCCTGCCGCGAGCAGGACGCCGCCCAGTGGTCCGCCGGCGAGCTGCAGTGCGGCGTCTCGGCCTTGGTTGGCGGCCTGGGCGCGGCCCATCGTCTCGTCAGAGACGAGCTGCTTCAGAGCGCTCTCGCCTGCCGGCTCGAACAGTCCCGCTCGCACGCAGAGCACGATCTCGAGGGCCAGCAGCACGGCGAAGGTGAGCGCATCGGCGGAGGCGAGCACGGCGAAGGCCGCTCCGACGAGCATCGCGATCAGCGAGCCGACCAGCATCATCAGGATGCGGTCGTGCCGGTCGGCGAGCGCGCCGCCGACCAGCGTGCTGATCAGGCGCACGCCCATGCCGACGCCGCCGATGATGCCGGCCTGCGCCGGGTCGTCGGTGACGAAGAGCGCGACGAGCGGGATCGCGAAGCCGAAGAGCGTCGTGCCCAGGCCCTTGCTCGTGTCGCTGACCAGCCAGAGCAGTAGCGGCGATTGCTCCACAGGCGCGCGGGCGAGTCGGTCGTCATGATGGCGATGCTATCTGCGCAAGAAAACTTGCGCAACTAAAGTTGCGCAAATTTGGCTGAGTACAATGCGGTCATGCCGGACGACACGAAGAGCAGCGGTCACCAGGGCGTGACGACCATGACCTCGGCGATGCTCAAGGCTCTCGCCAATCCCCTTCGCCGCCGTAT
It encodes:
- a CDS encoding SRPBCC domain-containing protein — its product is MSEQITELSFTVSGRVSRPVSEVYEAVADPAQLSKYFTTGGARGRLETGADVTWDFADFPGRFPVTVVEAQAPNRIVLEWDGSDTASDTGRTRTVFEFAAIDEGTRTLITITESAWRATDAGAKSAFGNCEGWTGMLSAMKAWVEHGINLRDGFYK
- a CDS encoding MFS transporter, producing MEQSPLLLWLVSDTSKGLGTTLFGFAIPLVALFVTDDPAQAGIIGGVGMGVRLISTLVGGALADRHDRILMMLVGSLIAMLVGAAFAVLASADALTFAVLLALEIVLCVRAGLFEPAGESALKQLVSDETMGRAQAANQGRDAALQLAGGPLGGVLLAAGAWVVGVVMTAAYGFAAITAWMLVRATRRTRAARGGDDGSDGDAGAMASGFATDVRPGATSGAESEGDAAAAAVAEEAPRGGMLSEIRTGFRWLFSRPDLSGVLIVITVINLGFNAASTSVVYSLQQDGHSEVVIGVISAAIGAVMLVGALVAPMLVPRVKAGTLTSLGLVVATAGVFAMSVVDAPVAIAIVFGAAVFLLPALNAAMMGYFMVATPSHLLGRANSAAGVLGMGAMPLAPLIAGFGLSWAGRTTTILFCGALCAVAALLALVNRPLRSLPSEAGWRAHAAQFEPASPVGVS
- a CDS encoding ArsR/SmtB family transcription factor gives rise to the protein MSSSDGTPADDDLVFKALAAPARRRMLDALRPGELTTGELCAALPELDRTTALQHLRVLERAELVIGRRVGRERRLSLAPMPIKRIFDRWIGDYARAAVDLLDDLHR